From a single Capsicum annuum cultivar UCD-10X-F1 chromosome 12, UCD10Xv1.1, whole genome shotgun sequence genomic region:
- the LOC124889667 gene encoding uncharacterized protein LOC124889667: MTNVGCMWLMPEFISGVDGFVDYAMTLEPFQLNGLVKCPFSKCKCWNYEKPDIVKLHLYRNRFKKDYTLWASHGEVDNSFFISQYYVAGGNCGVVELDLEASSRPLYKGSPHSQLSITVRLLSIKLDLNIPQGAMDAVIDLMHELVDLNLEIPCNFYKAKMLVSKLGLLSIRIDCCKNGCMLYYMDDIELESCKYCQRAHFKKAPSGKKVVVKVMHYLPLILRLKRLYVSNRLAPHMRRHHKNRRPPRVMCYLSDREAWKHFDRKYPEFIAEPRNIRLGLCSDGFTPYSVSVAPYSCWPVYLTPYNLPPEMCMTSRYIFLNYIIPGLRNLKILIDVYLRPLIEELNQLWIEGVEIFDVSLKKNFNLQAVLMWTISDFPTYEMLSGWMTAGKLECPYCMENTKSFTLKHGQKTCWFDCHCQFLPMDHEFRNMKNAFRKNKIDRDYPPPIYMGEHVWERVRHYPKVTEEQPYKFDGTIGNNKWSIKQQHRIEGSMYEAYIAREMANFCSYYFASDVQCSRSRPNHHDDGGVVAREPLSIFNQPGEGSKNRTRRHLSSMEFKSASIHVLLNCPQVKPFLE; encoded by the exons ATGACTAATGTTGGTTGTATGTGGTTGATGCCTGAATTTATATCTGGTGTCGACGGTTTTGTGGACTATGCAATGACACTGGAACCTTTTCAACTTAATGGCTTGGTTAAATGTCCTTTTAGTAAATGTAAATGTTGGAATTATGAAAAACCTGATATTGTTAAGCTTCATCTCTATCGAAATAGGTTTAAAAAAGATTATACACTATGGGCTAGTCATGGAGAAGTTGATAATAGTTTTTTCATATCTCAATACTATGTTGCTGGTGGAAATTGTGGGGTGGTGGAACTTGat TTGGAAGCTTCTAGTCGGCCTCTATATAAGGGGAGTCCACACTCTCAATTGTCTATtactgttagattattaagtatcaAGTTAGATTTGAATATTCCTCAAGGGGCAATGGATGCTGTGATTGACCTTATGCATGAATTAGTTGACCTGAATCTAGAGATACCTTGTAATTTCTACAAGGCAAAGAtgttggtgtcaaagttaggatTGCTGTCGATAAGAATCGATTGTTGTAAAAACGGCTGCATGTTATActacatggatgacattgaactAGAATCTTGTAAGTATTGTCAAAGAGCTCATTTTAAAAAAGCTCCTAGTGGGAAGAAAGTTGTTGTGAAGGTGATGCATTACTTACCTCTTATACTAAGGCTAAAGAGGTTATATGTATCAAATAGGTTAGCTCCTCACATGAGACGGCATCATAAAAATAGAAGACCACCTAGAGTTATGTGTTATCTATCTGATAGAGAGGCCTGGAAGCATTTTGATAGAAAATATCCAGAGTTTATAGCCGAACCAAGGAACATTAGGTTGGGTTTATGTTCAGATGGATTCACTCCATACTCTGTTTCTGTTGCACCATATTCTTGTTGGCCTGTATATTTGACACCATATAATCTTCCACCTGAGATGTGCATGACCAGTCGTTAtatatttcttaattatattattcCTGGCCTGCGTAACCTAAAAATCTTAATTGATGTATACTTGCGACCTTTGATTGAAGAGTTGAATCAATTGTGGATTGAGGGGGTTGAAATATTTGATGTGTCGcttaagaaaaattttaatttacaggCTGTCTTAATGTGGACTATTAGTGATTTTCCTACTTACGaaatgttgtctgggtggatgacagctggcAAGTTAGAATGTCCTTACTGTATGGAAAATACTAAATCATTCACTTTGAAACATGGCCAAAAAACTTGTTGGTTTGATTGTCACTGTCAGTTTTTGCCCATGGACCATGAGTTTAGGAATATGAAAAATGCATTTAGAAAGAATAAAATTGATCGAGACTATCCACCTCCAATCTATATGGGGGAACATGTTTGGGAGAGGGTTCGACACTATCCAAAGGTTACAGAAGAACAACCGTACAAATTTGATGG gactattggaaataataaatgGAGTATCAAGCAACAACATAGAATTGAAGGCTCAATGTACGAAGCCTATATTGCTAGGGAAATGGCCAATTTTTGTTCGTATTACTTTGCAAGTGATGTTCAATGTTCAAGAAGTAGGCCCAATCATCATGACGATGGTGGTGTGGTTGCTAGAGAGCCGTTATCAATCTTTAATCAACCTGGCGAAGGTTCAAAAAATCGTACACGGAGGCATCTTAGTTCAATGGAGTTTAAGTCTGCATCAATACATGTCTTGTTGAATTGCCCTCAAGTTAaaccatttcttgagtaa